Proteins from a genomic interval of Kitasatospora kifunensis:
- a CDS encoding condensation domain-containing protein, which translates to MDQSVPTPAIPATQLPLSVAQEAMWVTWQLAPAKWEHIISLALVVDGELELPRLRRAVAQLMRRHPELRARVARGAEGRCLDWSGTTEETVPLVVREVNTSRTTALAAARVPFDLESGPLARVELLTGPDWTVLLIAVHHITLDGASVHVLLDELRRAYAGEQLAPPDDLTPLIEHARRSRAAADGASGEPLRSYWREALAELPPARLLPDVADLAEALDHADDTDDTDDDSRWPVALDPELTERVRELAVELGISYFTVMLGALFVTLHHHTGSTDLIVSVPYHGRSEKELKGKVGYFVNALPLRQRIRPEDSYADLLHELRATLRAGLRHGALPLPAILRSANLLGPAHREQSRQVVFRHWNTVAEDGFDVSDFELVGDRTRCSVTLIDPTTVTNYRLTVLLTQSATGIRMHWLDPDGSVGHAATDTLARDYLSVVADLVAAPNRTLAEAVTLLPTVSHPGVVPAVAAPADPEQVPTVTVSAATVAQVSAIWTEVLRVPDLLPEDSFFELGGHSLIAATLLARINERLGVEISVRELFSHPRLVDIAELVDRQRSATPATSVVETSQSEGEEWGEVFPAAGFQESIWLAQRLDPKHARYHIPLTWRVDGELTPQRLRAALALLVARHEILRTRFVDHDGRLFQEVGPAWEPEVAEVESSTTTAAERRKRLREWCDAAAERFDAAAGRLLAASLFTLPSGERLLALCVHHLVLDGESVPLLLRELAGCYQQADESRAQPAEPPQQHQYRELVRAQQVGAGRVRATADLAYWADQLAGAPSTLGPSGVASFPSGSTALPLASDLTQRLIPVQQLWQVSQFMVKATALAAALHRWSGQHDLTFGVPVANRAGGAFDEVLGPCLNTVVLRSRCTADTTLADLLRATRESVIEAFEHQSAPFDEVVRRLRPARSAGRTPYVDFMLNNVSTADWSGTLGAARLTSLDHDLQDEESNKFALTVTFSAREEGMLGTLAYRSGILAAEAAGQLAAEVAGLLNHFQQLADQPILALDPTGTTGPTRTTDPTKTTDPTKTTGPAETTDPTKTTETS; encoded by the coding sequence ATGGACCAGTCCGTGCCGACCCCGGCGATCCCTGCGACCCAGCTCCCGCTGTCGGTCGCTCAGGAGGCGATGTGGGTGACCTGGCAGCTCGCCCCCGCCAAGTGGGAGCACATCATCTCGCTCGCCCTGGTGGTCGACGGCGAGTTGGAGCTGCCCCGCCTTCGCCGAGCCGTCGCCCAGCTGATGCGACGCCACCCGGAGTTGCGGGCCCGGGTGGCACGCGGCGCCGAAGGAAGGTGCCTGGACTGGTCCGGCACCACCGAGGAGACGGTGCCCCTCGTCGTGCGCGAGGTGAACACCTCGCGCACGACGGCCCTGGCCGCGGCCCGCGTCCCGTTCGACCTGGAGTCCGGCCCACTGGCCCGGGTCGAGCTGCTGACCGGGCCCGACTGGACGGTGCTGCTGATCGCGGTGCACCACATCACCCTGGACGGCGCCTCGGTCCACGTCCTGCTGGACGAGCTGCGCCGGGCCTACGCGGGCGAGCAGTTGGCGCCGCCGGACGACCTCACGCCGCTGATCGAGCATGCCCGGCGCTCCCGGGCTGCGGCCGACGGGGCGAGCGGCGAGCCGCTGCGGTCGTACTGGCGCGAGGCGCTGGCCGAGCTGCCGCCGGCCCGGCTGCTGCCGGATGTGGCGGATCTGGCCGAGGCCCTGGACCACGCGGACGACACGGACGACACGGACGACGACAGTCGATGGCCTGTCGCCCTCGACCCGGAGTTGACCGAGCGGGTGCGTGAACTGGCCGTGGAGCTGGGGATCTCCTACTTCACCGTGATGCTCGGCGCCCTTTTCGTGACGCTGCACCACCACACCGGCAGCACCGACCTGATCGTCTCCGTGCCCTACCACGGCCGCTCGGAAAAGGAGTTGAAGGGGAAGGTCGGCTACTTCGTCAATGCGCTGCCGCTCCGGCAGCGCATCCGCCCCGAGGACAGCTACGCGGACCTGCTGCACGAGCTGCGCGCGACCCTCCGCGCGGGCCTGCGCCACGGCGCGCTGCCGCTGCCCGCCATCCTGCGCAGCGCGAACCTGCTGGGCCCGGCCCACCGGGAGCAGAGCCGGCAAGTGGTCTTCAGGCACTGGAACACGGTCGCCGAGGACGGATTCGACGTCAGTGACTTCGAACTCGTGGGCGACCGGACGCGCTGCTCGGTGACGCTGATCGACCCGACGACCGTGACCAACTACCGGCTCACCGTGCTGCTGACCCAGAGCGCCACCGGCATCCGGATGCACTGGCTGGACCCGGACGGCTCGGTCGGCCACGCCGCCACCGACACGCTGGCCCGCGACTACCTGAGCGTGGTCGCCGACCTGGTGGCCGCACCGAACCGCACCCTGGCCGAGGCGGTGACCCTGCTGCCCACCGTCAGCCACCCCGGCGTCGTCCCGGCAGTCGCCGCACCGGCTGATCCGGAGCAGGTCCCGACGGTCACCGTCTCGGCAGCGACCGTCGCGCAGGTCAGCGCGATCTGGACCGAGGTGCTGCGGGTGCCGGACCTGCTGCCCGAGGACTCGTTCTTCGAACTGGGCGGCCACTCACTGATCGCCGCCACCCTGCTGGCCCGGATCAACGAGCGCCTGGGCGTGGAGATCTCGGTCCGCGAGCTGTTCAGTCACCCCAGGCTCGTCGACATCGCCGAACTCGTCGACCGGCAGCGCAGCGCCACGCCCGCGACCAGCGTGGTGGAGACCTCACAGAGCGAGGGCGAGGAGTGGGGCGAGGTGTTCCCGGCCGCGGGCTTCCAGGAGAGCATCTGGCTGGCCCAGCGCCTGGACCCGAAGCACGCGCGCTACCACATCCCCCTCACCTGGCGGGTGGACGGGGAGTTGACCCCGCAGCGGCTGCGCGCCGCCCTCGCCCTGCTGGTCGCCCGGCACGAGATCCTGCGCACCCGCTTCGTCGACCATGACGGCCGGCTCTTCCAGGAGGTCGGCCCAGCCTGGGAACCCGAGGTGGCGGAGGTGGAGTCGAGCACGACGACCGCAGCCGAGCGGCGAAAGCGGCTGCGCGAGTGGTGTGATGCCGCCGCCGAGCGCTTCGATGCGGCCGCCGGACGGCTGCTGGCGGCGAGCCTGTTCACGCTGCCCTCCGGCGAGCGGCTGCTCGCCCTGTGCGTCCACCATCTGGTGCTCGACGGCGAGTCGGTCCCGCTGCTGCTGCGCGAACTGGCAGGCTGCTACCAACAGGCGGACGAGAGCCGGGCGCAGCCCGCCGAGCCCCCGCAGCAGCACCAGTACCGGGAGTTGGTCCGTGCCCAGCAGGTCGGCGCCGGACGGGTGCGGGCGACGGCGGATCTGGCGTACTGGGCCGACCAGCTGGCAGGCGCCCCCAGCACGCTCGGGCCGAGCGGGGTGGCCTCGTTCCCGTCGGGCAGCACCGCCCTGCCGCTGGCGAGCGACCTGACACAGCGGCTGATCCCGGTACAACAGCTCTGGCAGGTATCGCAGTTCATGGTCAAGGCGACCGCGCTGGCCGCGGCCCTGCATCGCTGGTCGGGGCAGCACGACCTCACCTTCGGCGTACCGGTGGCCAACCGCGCGGGCGGCGCCTTCGACGAGGTGCTCGGCCCGTGCCTCAACACCGTTGTCCTGCGCTCGCGTTGCACGGCCGACACCACGCTCGCCGACCTGCTGCGGGCCACCCGCGAGAGCGTGATCGAGGCCTTCGAGCACCAGAGCGCACCCTTCGACGAGGTGGTCCGCCGGCTGCGCCCCGCCCGCTCCGCCGGCCGGACCCCGTACGTCGACTTCATGCTCAACAACGTCAGCACCGCCGACTGGTCCGGCACGCTCGGGGCAGCCCGGCTGACCTCGCTCGATCACGACCTGCAGGACGAGGAGTCCAACAAGTTCGCGCTGACCGTGACCTTCAGCGCACGCGAGGAGGGGATGCTGGGCACTCTCGCCTACCGCAGCGGCATCCTTGCGGCCGAAGCCGCGGGGCAGTTGGCCGCAGAGGTGGCCGGCCTGCTGAACCACTTCCAGCAGCTGGCCGATCAGCCGATCCTCGCCCTCGACCCGACCGGGACCACCGGCCCGACCAGGACCACCGACCCGACCAAGACCACCGACCCGACCAAGACCACCGGCCCGGCCGAGACCACCGACC
- a CDS encoding amino acid adenylation domain-containing protein, with translation MRSGKNTVQSELCLHQIFAQQVALRPHAPAVSDTTETLTYRQLDERAARLAAVIMREVAGPGARVGLHLTRGNAVVVAILATLKAGCAYVPLDPSYPAERVQYMADDASVDLVLTDADGAADAPAAKRVVTIDPGLWADDAPQADEVEVSPQAPAYVIYTSGSSGTPKGVEVSHANVTALLTACDRVVETDSSDVWTLFHSYCFDFSVWELWGALAHGAKLVVVPAQAARSPEAMLDLLAAEQVTVLNQVPSVFRHLSRAATAPGTTAGAKAAQALRYVIFGGEVVDVDAVREWRQVLGTNTEFVNMYGITETTVFSTGRQLLPAEIDVPIGSPAPAGSADPALNIGLPLDGFELAVLTPEGEPAKPGEIGEIHLAGLQLAIGYLNRPELTAERYPVLALPGQEPRRYYRSGDLAVVRADGAFEYAGRADDQVKVNGYRIETGEVETALRATPGVGDLVVVPTTSRVGEKMLVAFYTAPGGGAPDPALADRLTGHARAALPAFMVPGRFVHVPELPLSPSGKTDKRALAAQLR, from the coding sequence ATGAGGAGTGGGAAGAACACCGTGCAGTCAGAACTCTGCCTTCACCAGATATTCGCCCAGCAGGTCGCACTGCGGCCGCATGCCCCGGCCGTCTCGGACACCACCGAGACATTGACGTACCGTCAACTCGATGAGCGGGCCGCCAGGCTGGCGGCGGTGATCATGCGCGAGGTGGCCGGCCCCGGCGCCCGGGTCGGCCTGCACCTGACGCGCGGCAACGCGGTGGTGGTCGCGATCCTGGCCACACTGAAAGCGGGCTGCGCCTACGTGCCACTCGACCCGTCCTACCCGGCCGAGCGCGTGCAGTACATGGCTGACGATGCGTCAGTCGACCTGGTGCTGACGGATGCCGACGGTGCGGCCGACGCCCCGGCAGCCAAGCGGGTCGTCACGATCGACCCGGGCCTCTGGGCGGACGACGCTCCGCAGGCTGACGAGGTCGAGGTGTCCCCGCAGGCGCCCGCCTACGTCATCTACACCTCGGGCTCCAGCGGCACCCCCAAGGGCGTGGAGGTCTCGCACGCCAACGTCACCGCCCTGCTGACCGCCTGCGACCGGGTGGTGGAGACCGACAGCAGCGACGTGTGGACGCTCTTCCACTCCTACTGCTTCGACTTCTCCGTCTGGGAGTTGTGGGGCGCACTCGCCCACGGCGCCAAGCTCGTGGTGGTCCCCGCCCAGGCGGCCCGCTCCCCCGAGGCGATGCTCGACCTGCTCGCCGCCGAGCAGGTGACCGTACTCAACCAGGTTCCCTCGGTCTTCCGCCACCTCTCCCGGGCGGCCACCGCGCCGGGCACGACCGCCGGCGCCAAGGCGGCCCAGGCGCTGCGCTACGTGATCTTCGGCGGCGAGGTGGTGGATGTCGACGCCGTCCGCGAGTGGCGCCAGGTCCTGGGCACCAACACCGAGTTCGTCAACATGTACGGAATCACCGAGACCACCGTCTTCTCCACGGGGCGGCAACTGCTGCCCGCCGAGATCGACGTGCCGATCGGCTCCCCTGCCCCTGCGGGATCCGCCGACCCCGCGCTCAACATCGGCCTGCCGCTGGACGGCTTCGAACTGGCCGTCCTGACGCCCGAAGGCGAGCCGGCCAAGCCCGGTGAGATCGGTGAAATCCACCTTGCCGGGCTGCAGTTGGCGATCGGCTACCTGAACCGCCCGGAGCTGACCGCCGAGCGCTACCCGGTCCTCGCGCTGCCGGGCCAGGAGCCCCGCCGCTACTACCGCAGCGGCGACCTCGCCGTGGTCCGGGCCGACGGCGCCTTCGAGTACGCCGGGCGCGCGGACGACCAGGTGAAGGTCAACGGCTACCGGATCGAGACCGGCGAGGTCGAGACGGCGCTGCGCGCCACGCCCGGCGTCGGCGACCTGGTGGTGGTGCCGACCACCAGCCGGGTCGGCGAGAAGATGCTGGTGGCCTTCTACACCGCACCGGGCGGCGGCGCCCCGGACCCGGCCCTGGCCGACCGCCTGACCGGCCACGCCCGGGCCGCGCTGCCCGCCTTCATGGTGCCCGGACGCTTCGTCCACGTGCCCGAGCTGCCGCTGAGTCCCTCCGGCAAGACCGACAAGCGCGCGCTCGCCGCGCAGCTGCGCTAA